One stretch of Anabrus simplex isolate iqAnaSimp1 chromosome 3, ASM4041472v1, whole genome shotgun sequence DNA includes these proteins:
- the LOC136866227 gene encoding cytochrome P450 4g15 produces the protein MSVIPEMMEGTLFHNVLFYPLLAISAFLWFIYYRQMTSRFVEMGNKIPGPETVPVFGNALLAVKHNTPDRFLEYALREAVKYGKVVRVWLGPRRLLVFLYDPRDIELILSSNVHLEKSKEYRWFKPWLGEGLLISSGDKWRSHRKLIAPTFHLNVLKGFVGLFNENGRTLVKRLKKECDSGRVFDIHDYMSESTVDILLETAMGITRTTQDHSGYDYAMAVMKLCDIIHQRTYKFWLRLDPIFKMSKYAKEQDRLIGIIHGLSRKVIARKQEALEKSELAAHLRPVSSITPSSEETSESKEPEQSVAGTFFDEKGYIKDDLDDDVGEKKRKAFLDLMLEIRQAGANLTDEEIKEEVDTIMFEGHDTTAAGSSFALCLLGIHQDIQEKVMEELDSIFGDSDRPATFADTLEMKYLERVILETLRMYPPVPVIARRPQHDLKLASGDYVLPKGCTAVISTIKLHRCPEFYPNPDQFNPDNFLPEKMAARHYYSYIPFSAGPRSCVGRKYAMLKLKVLLSTVLRNYKMVSHLTEKDFRLQADIILKRTDGFRLQIVPRRPAKAAA, from the exons ATGTCGGTGATACCCGAAATGATGGAGGGAACGTTGTTCCACAACGTCCTCTTCTACCCGCTGTTGGCCATCAGTGCATTCCTGTGGTTCATCTACTACCGCCAGATGACGTCACGGTTTGTCGAGATGGGCAACAAGATTCCTGGACCAGAGACAGTACCTGTCTTTGGCAATGCTCTCCTCGCCGTCAAGCATAACACGCCCGATC gtttcctggaatatgCGCTAAGAGAGGCTGTGAAGTATGGTAAAGTCGTGAGAGTCTGGCTGGGACCTCGTCGTCTCTTGGTCTTCTTGTACGACCCTCGTGATATTGAG CTGATCCTCAGCAGCAACGTTCATCTAGAGAAATCCAAGGAGTACCGCTGGTTCAAGCCCTGGCTGGGTGAAGGACTGCTCATCAGCTCAG GTGACAAATGGAGATCTCACCGCAAGCTGATCGCTCCCACCTTCCACTTGAACGTGCTCAAGGGATTTGTAGGCTTGTTCAATGAGAACGGCAGGACTCTGGTGAAGAGGCTGAAGAAGGAATGTGATTCAGGACGAGTGTTTGACATCCACGACTACATGAGCGAGTCCACAGTCGACATTCTACTGG AGACGGCTATGGGCATTACAAGGACCACACAGGACCACTCCGGCTACGACTACGCTATGGCAGTTATGAA GTTGTGTGACATTATCCATCAACGAACCTATAAGTTTTGGCTTCGTCTAGACCCCATCTTCAAGATGTCCAAGTACGCTAAGGAGCAAGACCGCTTGATTGGCATCATCCACGGACTATCAAGGAAG GTAATCGCACGCAAGCAGGAGGCCTTAGAGAAGAGCGAACTTGCTGCCCATCTGCGACCAGTCAGTTCCATCACGCCTTCATCTGAGGAAACCAGTGAATCCAAGGAGCCGGAACAGAGCGTAGCTGGAACCTTCTTCGACGAGAAGGGCTACATCAAGGATGACTTGGACGATGATGTTG GGGAGAAGAAGCGAAAGGCTTTCCTGGACCTGATGTTGGAGATCCGTCAAGCGGGAGCAAACCTCACTGACGAGGAGATCAAGGAGGAAGTGGACACCATCATGTTCGAG GGCCATGACACAACAGCCGCTGGCTCTAGCTTCGCCCTGTGCCTGCTTGGAATTCATCAGGACATACAG GAGAAAGTCATGGAAGAACTTGACTCCATCTTCGGTGACTCTGACAGGCCTGCCACTTTCGCAGATACTCTTGAGATGAAGTACCTCGAGAGAGTCATCCTGGAGACTCTTCGTATGTACCCTCCTGTGCCCGTCATTGCCAGGCGACCACAGCACGACCTAAAATTGG CTTCTGGAGACTACGTCCTGCCCAAAGGATGCACAGCTGTGATCAGCACCATTAAACTCCACCGCTGCCCTGAGTTCTATCCCAACCCAGATCAGTTTAACCCTGACAACTTCCTGCCCGAGAAGATGGCTGCTAGACATTACTACTCCTACATTCCGTTCAGCGCCGGTCCTCGTAGCTGTGTGG GTCGCAAGTACGCCATGCTGAAGCTGAAGGTCCTACTGTCTACAGTGTTGAGAAACTACAAGATGGTGTCCCACCTCACAGAGAAGGACTTCAGACTGCAGGCAGACATTATCCTCAAGCGTACAGACGGTTTCCGTCTGCAGATCGTGCCTCGCCGTCCGGCTAAGGCCGCAGCTTAA